A genomic stretch from Setaria viridis chromosome 1, Setaria_viridis_v4.0, whole genome shotgun sequence includes:
- the LOC117833365 gene encoding uncharacterized protein: MSSVTTAGSAEEHSVSVEEFVGTRLSLGIGGGEGSRPRTVQLFGEVLSLQDDDDDRDAARHREPAAPAGRKKRDASTAAVGSRQNKKARTFQGGDRRSPPSGGGGRKKLRLTGAQAAMLEDSFRAHNILSHAEKQELARRVGLSARQVEVWFQNRRARTKLKQTEVDCELLRRWCDRLADENAGLRRDLADLRASARLAVCAACRDKQVTARAGEMA; the protein is encoded by the exons ATGTCTAGCGTCACCACGGCcggcagcgcggaggagcactCCGTCTCCGTCGAGGAGTTCGTCGGCACGCGCCTTTCTCtcgggatcggcggcggcgaagggagcCGGCCGCGGACGGTGCAGCTGTTCGGCGAGGTGCTGTCGCtgcaggacgacgacgacgaccgtgATGCAGCACGTCACCGGGagcccgcggcgccggcgggcaggAAGAAGAGAGACGCCTCTACTGCCGCTGTTGGTAGTAGACAGAACAAGAAGGCAAGGACGTTCCAGGGCGGCGACCGACGTAGcccgccgagcggcggcggcggtaggaaGAAGCTCCGGCTCACCGGCGCGCAGGCCGCCATGCTCGAGGACAGCTTCCGCGCCCACAACATCCTCTCTCAT GCGGAGAAGCAGGAGCTAGCTCGTCGGGTGGGTCTGAGCGCGCGGCAGGTGGAGGTGTGGTTCCAGAACCGGCGGGCAAGAACTAAGCTCAAGCAGACGGAGGTCGACTGCGAGCTGCTCCGCCGCTGGTGCGACCGCCTCGCCGACGAGAACGCGGGACTCCGGCGAGACCTCGCCGACCTCCGGGCGTCCGCCAGGCTCGCCGTATGCGCCGCATGCCGCGACAAGCAGGtcaccgcccgcgccggcgagaTGGCCTGA